From a region of the Cataglyphis hispanica isolate Lineage 1 chromosome 24, ULB_Chis1_1.0, whole genome shotgun sequence genome:
- the LOC126858267 gene encoding uncharacterized protein LOC126858267 isoform X2, with protein sequence MLRAYASDDCLATAVVTVQEKTVEIKKRKVITNKWLQVEDWAALYKILERAILRNYRDDGSRENRCEWKKSTRQLEITYTFEHSECANDMPSLPTIQVHVSPARKKLVKREIDDISKKNKVVTDDDTTKRTREEKSPDRLKRILEKPMQISPKKIEIPCVIATEQEDLKRKKSRKYMLSDDLENALLEEYIPDAPKAKRSCSDFKYVPSRKSALESMHLTLNEYTPTLCDSKQVVENVSYVPNSIEKLETIHETYEPRATMTIPDGILEEYVPNSKGVKPSIEEYEPDFKSPSKLMKFDDSYVPSSVRQSTPNNSKKTPSKSEKFKTQRLEARRKGTLIKKKMDLFS encoded by the exons ATGTTGAGagcatat GCTTCCGATGATTGTCTGGCAACCGCCGTAGTTACCGTGCAGGAGAAAACGGTGGAGATCAAGAAGCGAAAGGTCATCACCAACAAGTGGCTACAGGTCGAGGACTGGGCAGCGCTCTACAAAATATTGGAACGAGCGATCTTGCGAAACTATCGGGATGACGGGTCACGCGAAAACCGGTGTGAATGGAAAAAGTCCACTCGCCAGTTGGAAATCAC GTACACTTTCGAGCATTCGGAATGCGCAAACGATATGCCATCTTTGCCCACGATCCAAGTACATGTGTCGCCAGCACGAAAGAAATTGGTGAAGCGAGAAATAGATGACATCTCGAAGAAGAACAAAGTGGTAACAGATGATGATACGACGAAACGaacgagagaagaaaaatctcCCGATCGATTGAAGAGAATACTGGAGAAACCGATGCAAATTTCCccgaaaaaaattgagatccCATGTGTTATTGCGACGGAACAAGAGGACctaaagaggaagaagagtcGGAAATATATGCTTTCTGACGATTTGGAGAATGCACTGTTGGAGGAATATATCCCGGATGCACCGAAAGCGAAAAGATCGTGTTCGGATTTCAAATACGTGCCGAGCCGGAAGAGCGCATTGGAGAGTATGCATTTAACATTAAACGAGTACACGCCAACTCTTTGCGACAGCAAACAAGTGGTGGAAAACGTGAGCTACGTGCCGAACTCTATTGAGAAGCTGGAGACGATTCATGAGACTTACGAGCCGCGCGCTACTATGACGATTCCCGACGGTATCCTCGAGGAATATGTACCGAATTCCAAAGGAGTCAAGCCTTCCATAGAGGAGTATGAACCTGATTTCAAATCACCGAGCAAATTGATGAAGTTTGACGATAGTTATGTGCCATCGAGTGTACGACAGAGCACGCCGAACAATTCAAAAAAAACTCCGAGTAAATCGGAGAAATTCAAAACGCAGAGATTGGAAGCGCGTCGAAAGGGAACACTGATCAAGAAGAAGATGGATCTCTTTTCGTGA
- the LOC126858267 gene encoding uncharacterized protein LOC126858267 isoform X1, producing the protein MSANMFRDGQYLEVIKASDDCLATAVVTVQEKTVEIKKRKVITNKWLQVEDWAALYKILERAILRNYRDDGSRENRCEWKKSTRQLEITYTFEHSECANDMPSLPTIQVHVSPARKKLVKREIDDISKKNKVVTDDDTTKRTREEKSPDRLKRILEKPMQISPKKIEIPCVIATEQEDLKRKKSRKYMLSDDLENALLEEYIPDAPKAKRSCSDFKYVPSRKSALESMHLTLNEYTPTLCDSKQVVENVSYVPNSIEKLETIHETYEPRATMTIPDGILEEYVPNSKGVKPSIEEYEPDFKSPSKLMKFDDSYVPSSVRQSTPNNSKKTPSKSEKFKTQRLEARRKGTLIKKKMDLFS; encoded by the exons ATGAGCGCGAATATGTTTCGGGACGGCCAATATCTGGAAGTGATCAAG GCTTCCGATGATTGTCTGGCAACCGCCGTAGTTACCGTGCAGGAGAAAACGGTGGAGATCAAGAAGCGAAAGGTCATCACCAACAAGTGGCTACAGGTCGAGGACTGGGCAGCGCTCTACAAAATATTGGAACGAGCGATCTTGCGAAACTATCGGGATGACGGGTCACGCGAAAACCGGTGTGAATGGAAAAAGTCCACTCGCCAGTTGGAAATCAC GTACACTTTCGAGCATTCGGAATGCGCAAACGATATGCCATCTTTGCCCACGATCCAAGTACATGTGTCGCCAGCACGAAAGAAATTGGTGAAGCGAGAAATAGATGACATCTCGAAGAAGAACAAAGTGGTAACAGATGATGATACGACGAAACGaacgagagaagaaaaatctcCCGATCGATTGAAGAGAATACTGGAGAAACCGATGCAAATTTCCccgaaaaaaattgagatccCATGTGTTATTGCGACGGAACAAGAGGACctaaagaggaagaagagtcGGAAATATATGCTTTCTGACGATTTGGAGAATGCACTGTTGGAGGAATATATCCCGGATGCACCGAAAGCGAAAAGATCGTGTTCGGATTTCAAATACGTGCCGAGCCGGAAGAGCGCATTGGAGAGTATGCATTTAACATTAAACGAGTACACGCCAACTCTTTGCGACAGCAAACAAGTGGTGGAAAACGTGAGCTACGTGCCGAACTCTATTGAGAAGCTGGAGACGATTCATGAGACTTACGAGCCGCGCGCTACTATGACGATTCCCGACGGTATCCTCGAGGAATATGTACCGAATTCCAAAGGAGTCAAGCCTTCCATAGAGGAGTATGAACCTGATTTCAAATCACCGAGCAAATTGATGAAGTTTGACGATAGTTATGTGCCATCGAGTGTACGACAGAGCACGCCGAACAATTCAAAAAAAACTCCGAGTAAATCGGAGAAATTCAAAACGCAGAGATTGGAAGCGCGTCGAAAGGGAACACTGATCAAGAAGAAGATGGATCTCTTTTCGTGA
- the LOC126858273 gene encoding uncharacterized protein LOC126858273, with protein sequence MANEKTIFERFQIFMEDEMGPGKLITYGIASSGLLVALYRIRPFTKFKKPSDVPSHFVQSRVPLQGTVMRVEPSHGALLMVNHQPLLPFLNFNNKNYLPVKISGVNIMGNGINWLQCVVSGKHITFIPIVKEKEYLECIVAMSQKDQGSLKIGEELIKLGLGTIHEPWIKLNDKSILAYKKSLTSAQKWAVRRRNGYWHFIKQPTILWKMQMFLIDKMKMLLPTYIVRWLDL encoded by the exons ATGGCGaatgaaaaaacaattttcgaacgttttcagatttttatggAGGACGAAATGGGACCGGGCAAA cTGATTACCTATGGGATCGCTAGCTCCGGTTTATTGGTTGCTCTATACAGGATTAGACCT TTTACAAAGTTTAAGAAACCGTCCGATGTCCCATCTCATTTCGTGCAATCACGAGTTCCACTCCAAGGCACTGTAATGCGTGTGGAACCAAGTCATGGCGCTCTACTAATGGTCAATCATCAACCCTTATTgccttttcttaattttaataataagaattatttgccTGTAAAGATTAGTGGTGTTAACATTATGGGTAATG GTATAAATTGGTTACAATGTGTAGTCAGTGGAAAACATATAACGTTTATACCTAttgtcaaagaaaaagaatatctgGAATGTATAGTTGCAATGTCACAGAAAGATCAA GGTTCATTAAAGATTGGCGAGGAGTTAATCAAATTAGGTCTAGGTACAATACATGAACCttggataaaattaaatgataaatccATACTAGCatacaaaaaatctttaacaaGTGCACAAAAATGGGCAGTACGTAGAAGAAATGGATATTGGCATTTTATCAAACAACCAACAATTCTGTGGAAAAtgcaaatgtttttaattgataaaatgaaGATGTTATTACCTACTTACATAGTAAGATGGCTTGATCTTTAA
- the LOC126858258 gene encoding adipocyte plasma membrane-associated protein Hemomucin-like, whose product MSYLKSIGTAVIYIGLILAVITFIPGLPPDSEFREYSFVEPRDVDPKLGPKKRLNNAEKLFESKLIGPEALAAYNGQLYTGIMNDGYIVRIEEDGFVPIVTFGKKCDGLWQEHKCGRPLGLKFDKKGNLYAVDAYYGIFKVNVATGEYKNIVNISKPIDGKFPLIPNSIEIMENGDLYWTHSSTDFALYDLVQLFFTNPSGRLIRYNAAKKKNEVLLENLAFANGVILSDDENFILVAESLACRIIKYHLKGPKSGQHEIFIEGLPGTPDNLQSDGQGGFLVTTVFTITSEHPQLIVTLTPHPYLRKMLVRSLLMFELPFKLLHDIYPSTFTEKVMHAIGSHHIAGQFDSYGKSLVLRIDASGNIMEVLSSDDNTIRSISEAHIHNGFVWFASPWRNYLARIPLQQAFPDLANNEKQSSRIRNENAAASNVKSERAKRDTMTSASITSKPTPTSTPKPIDAPTISKPTIAPKPSSIPKDKPTTTDNNYAKPSDVKSTSTSANAEVKKKSTETISDAKLNIKSKLPNAKSETDNKNEDVEKKNIKFRKNIKEEQDASIKEKVQKSPPEKIKPVEAKRPRDDL is encoded by the exons ATGAGCTATCTGAAGTCGATCGGCACCGCCGTCATCTACATCGGCCTCATTTTGGCCGTCATCACATTTATTCCCGGTTTACCACCGGACTCGGAATTTCGGGAGTAcag TTTTGTGGAACCGCGCGATGTAGACCCTAAACTAGGCCCGAAGAAACGACTGAACAATGCCGAAAAGCTGTTCGAAAGCAAATTAATCGGTCCGGAAGCGTTGGCTGCCTACAACGGTCAGCTCTACACCGGCATTATGAACGACGGTTACATCGTGAGGATCGAGGAAGACGGCTTTGTGCCGATTGTCACATTTGGGAAAAAGTGCG ATGGCTTATGGCAAGAGCACAAATGTGGCAGACCATTAGGATTGAAATTTGATAAGAAAGGCAATTTATACGCAGTGGATGCTTATTAtggaatttttaaagtaaatgttGCAACTGGAGAGTACAAAAACATAGTGAATATTTCTAAACCGATCGATGGGAAATTTCCACTAATTCCTAATAGTATAGAGATAATGGAAAATGGAGATCTTTATTGGACCCATAGCAGTACAGACTTCGCTCTTTACGACTTAGTCcagttattttttacaaatccaTCAGGAAG gctTATACGTTATAATGcagctaaaaagaaaaacgaagtATTGCTGGAAAATCTTGCATTTGCAAATGGAGTTATACTAAGTGATGACGAAAATTTCATACTTGTGGCAGAATCGCTAGCATGCCGTATTATAAAGTATCACTTGAAAGGACCAAAATCAGGTCAGCACGAAATTTTCATCGAAGGCTTGCCAGGTACACCAGACAATCTTCAAAGTGATGGTCAAGGTGGTTTCCTCGTGACTACAGTTTTTACTATAACCTCTGAACATCCTCAACTTATTGTCACTCTTACACCACAtccatatttaagaaaaatgctTGTGCGATCGTTACTGATGTTTGAATtaccatttaaattattgcatgATATTTATCCCAGCACCTTTACGGAGAAAGTTATGCATGCAATTGGATCACATCATATCGCGGGACAATTTGATAGTTATGGGAAAAGTCTTGTATTGAGAATAGATGCATCTGGTAATATTATGGAAGTCCTTTCTTCGGACGATAACACAATCCGTAGTATTAGTGAAGCTCATATACATAATGGTTTTGTATGGTTTGCCAGTCCATGGCGAAATTATCTTGCAAGAATTCCGTTACAACAAGCTTTCCCTGATCTAGCTAACAATGAAAAGCAATCTTCTCGTATAAGAAACGAGAATGCTGCCGCTTCGAATGTAAAGTCAGAAAGAGCGAAGCGAGACACGATGACATCTGCATCAATCACATCTAAACCAACTCCTACTTCTACGCCTAAGCCAATCGATGCTCCTACAATATCTAAGCCAACTATCGCGCCAAAACCGTCCTCAATTCCTAAAGATAAACCTACTACtacagataataattatgcaaaaccGTCGGATGTTAAATCAACTTCGACATCTGCGAATGCCGaagtaaaaaagaagagtACAGAAACAATTAGCGACGcaaaacttaatataaaatcaaaattgccGAATGCGAAATCCGaaacagataataaaaatgaggatgttgaaaagaaaaatattaaatttagaaaaaacataaaagaagAACAAGATGCttctattaaagaaaaagtacaaaaatcACCTCCTGAGAAAATTAAACCAGTAGAAGCAAAACGTCCAAGAGATgatctctaa
- the LOC126858280 gene encoding uncharacterized protein LOC126858280 — MCEETTVYSEMDDLEQQCEDALFEVCDARERYPLQCAKELENCIKLTNEICMAKVLVKPIKIPDLPSLTNKQSAIEKNLSEAAELLKTQEYKLLIMIDKIENLTAVLDQIKRDKLCNINKLLWQ, encoded by the exons atgtgtgaaGAGACAACTGTATATTCAGAAATGG ATGACCTCGAGCAACAGTGCGAAGATGCATTGTTTGAAGTTTGTGATGCTAGGGAAAGGTACCCATTGCAATGTGCGAAAGAACTAGAAAATTGCATCAAACTTACTAATGAGATATGT atGGCCAAGGTTCTTGTAAAGCCAATAAAAATTCCAGATTTGCCATCTTTGACAAACAAACAATctgcaattgaaaaaaatctttccgaAGCAGCTGAACTGCTAAAAacacaagaatataaattgctaATAATGATAGACAAGATTGAAAATTTGACAGCTGTGTTAGATCAGATAAAAAGGGacaaattatgcaatataaataaattattgtggcaataa